The Phyllopteryx taeniolatus isolate TA_2022b chromosome 17, UOR_Ptae_1.2, whole genome shotgun sequence genome window below encodes:
- the LOC133467389 gene encoding gap junction beta-1 protein-like: MPLSPPAEPDPEHKMNWASFYGVISGVNRHSTGIGRIWLSVLFIFRILVLAVAAESAWGDEKSAFACNTQQPGCNSVCYDHFFPVSHIRLWALQLILVSAPALLVATHVAHRRHVDRRLCELSGKSNPKELEQLRSRKTKITGALWWTYVISLLFRVALEVTFMYVFYMIYPGYKMIRLVKCDSYPCPNTVDCFVSRPTEKTVFTVFMLAASGVCVLLNVAEVVFLVAKARGGHPRDAGDASAGAWLQHKLVVGK; the protein is encoded by the exons ATGCCGCTTTCGCCTCCTGCTGAGCCCG ACCCGGAGCACAAAATGAACTGGGCTTCATTTTACGGCGTCATCAGCGGCGTCAACAGACACTCGACGGGAATCGGTCGCATCTGGCTCTCGGTGCTGTTCATTTTCCGCATCCTGGTCCTGGCGGTGGCGGCCGAGAGCGCGTGGGGcgacgagaagtcggctttcgCTTGCAACACCCAGCAGCCGGGCTGCAACAGCGTGTGCTACGACCACTTCTTCCCCGTCTCTCACATCCGGCTGTGGGCCCTGCAGCTCATCCTGGTCTCCGCTCCCGCCCTGCTGGTCGCCACGCACGTGGCCCACCGGCGCCACGTGGACCGCAGGCTCTGCGAGCTGTCAGGCAAGAGCAACCCCAAAGAACTGGAGCAGCTTCGGAGCCGAAAGACGAAAATCACCGGCGCCCTCTGGTGGACCTACGTCATCAGCCTGTTGTTCCGGGTGGCGTTGGAGGTGACCTTCATGTACGTCTTCTACATGATCTACCCCGGCTACAAGATGATCCGCCTGGTCAAGTGCGACTCGTACCCGTGTCCCAACACGGTGGACTGCTTCGTGTCCCGGCCCACCGAGAAAACCGTCTTCACCGTGTTCATGCTGGCCGCCTCGGGCGTCTGCGTGCTGCTCAACGTCGCCGAAGTCGTCTTCTTGGTGGCCAAGGCCCGCGGCGGGCACCCGCGCGACGCCGGAGACGCGAGCGCCGGGGCTTGGCTCCAGCACAAGCTCGTAGTAGGGAAATAA